One genomic region from Salvia hispanica cultivar TCC Black 2014 chromosome 2, UniMelb_Shisp_WGS_1.0, whole genome shotgun sequence encodes:
- the LOC125206897 gene encoding uncharacterized protein LOC125206897: protein MTSSRAGGSGEGTSDSDNELDLAVEEAINDCSGRGSSGGIPWPIHRRRHVPRDHIAAHIRLYEDYFVPQPRFGDVLFRRRFRMHRPLFMHIVGALERRYEFFRIREDAAGKPGHTLIQKCTAAIRQLAYGGPADMFDEYLHIGESSAVGCLLNFCADVRALKKLGWKLEPLLLTIIM, encoded by the coding sequence ATGACAAGTAGTCGTGCGGGTGGTAGTGGCGAAGGCACTAGTGATAGTGATAATGAATTGGATCTCGCTGTGGAAGAGGCGATTAACGATTGCTCCGGCagaggcagcagcggcggcatACCTTGGCCGATCCATCGCCGACGTCATGTACCCCGGGACCACATTGCTGCACATATTCGGTTGTATGAGGATTACTTTGTTCCGCAACCGCGTTTTGGGGATGTCTTATTCCGGCgacgttttaggatgcatcgtccgctgtttatgcatatcgtGGGTGCTTTAGAGAGAAGATACGAGTTTTTCAGGATCAGGGAGGATGCGGCTGGCAAACCCGGACACACGCTCATACAGAAGTGCACTGCCGCAATCAGGCAACTGGCGTACGGAGGCCcggccgacatgttcgacgagtacctccatATTGGCGAGTCTTCAGCCGTCGGGTGTCTGCTGAATTTTTGTGCGGACGTTAGAGCCCTCAAGAAGCTAGGGTGGAAACTAGAACCCTTGTTGTTGACTATTATaatgtag